The following proteins are encoded in a genomic region of Nitrososphaera sp.:
- a CDS encoding TFIIB-type zinc ribbon-containing protein: MQTSIICNGCKDGRVITDSESGEIICGNCGLVLTDRVQETRAEWRAFNTEEVTDRSRTGIPSSLARHDMGLSTIIGKADKDASGRRLEGQMKSTFDRLRSWDFRTQAHSPTDRNLRQAFSELDRLKDKLSLSDAVVEKTAYIYRKAQERGLVRGRTISATVGAAVYIACREAGTSRTLKDIAQIGNIKRKDLARIYRLVVIELDLKIPLIDPMKCIGRVASKANLSEKTRRVALNVMTRVVQSGISAGKDPMGLAASVLYLACLSTGESRTQTDIAEAAGVTEVTVRNRYKNLRSQLTGLN; encoded by the coding sequence ATGCAAACCTCGATTATATGCAATGGATGTAAGGACGGACGGGTCATTACTGATTCGGAATCAGGCGAAATAATTTGCGGCAACTGCGGTCTTGTGCTGACTGATCGTGTGCAGGAGACGCGTGCAGAATGGCGCGCATTTAATACCGAAGAAGTGACTGACAGGAGCAGAACGGGTATTCCAAGCTCGCTTGCCAGGCACGACATGGGCCTATCGACCATTATTGGCAAGGCGGACAAGGATGCAAGCGGACGCAGGCTTGAAGGACAGATGAAGTCCACATTTGACCGCCTGCGGTCTTGGGACTTTAGGACCCAGGCGCACTCGCCGACAGACAGAAACCTCCGGCAGGCATTCAGCGAGCTGGACAGGCTCAAGGACAAACTGTCCCTCTCCGACGCCGTGGTTGAAAAAACTGCCTACATTTACAGAAAGGCGCAGGAGCGGGGGCTTGTCAGAGGAAGGACCATTTCCGCAACTGTAGGCGCTGCAGTGTACATCGCCTGCAGAGAAGCAGGAACCTCACGCACACTCAAGGACATCGCTCAGATAGGCAACATCAAGAGAAAGGACCTTGCGAGAATTTACAGGCTCGTGGTCATAGAGCTCGACCTAAAGATTCCCTTGATAGATCCAATGAAGTGCATAGGCAGGGTTGCGAGCAAGGCAAACCTGAGCGAGAAGACGAGAAGAGTCGCACTCAATGTAATGACGCGGGTTGTACAGAGCGGCATATCCGCGGGCAAAGATCCAATGGGTCTTGCAGCGTCGGTCCTCTACCTCGCGTGTCTCTCGACAGGAGAGAGCAGGACGCAGACTGACATTGCAGAGGCGGCAGGCGTAACCGAAGTGACCGTCCGCAACAGATACAAGAATCTAAGAAGCCAGCTCACTGGCTTGAACTAG
- a CDS encoding DHH family phosphoesterase produces the protein MNESNTLVFSHEQDVDGIFSAAILKLAFGSPEIVLTNYGIENMLSVRDKIYSFIRAGGAPGTIIIADMGPNPESAGAVIDALQMASQNNWRCIWIDHHIWPEQEHAEIRKWCEVVLCNNGDKKCTAELCVDRFKSTDSLSLQLAAIARRTDFPDTTKFPIPPLTPLISYYVGLPELRGRLHSVILENITKGIFWNYAMQEDIIESARLIDESIERSVKSLAIRQFAIGNLMFGVAIVKADSFVSRSILLGRVMDQTEIDIAAAYTDDGKVSLRRKDVPNSEKASAIDCSKLAREFKEGGGHAGAAGGFLRIIPKDAPNGDSEAINEISSAVSSYLSKMQLERGAGQANEKVQDITGS, from the coding sequence GTGAACGAAAGCAATACCCTGGTATTTTCTCACGAGCAGGACGTTGATGGCATCTTCTCGGCCGCGATTCTAAAGCTCGCATTTGGATCGCCGGAAATAGTCCTGACCAACTACGGCATTGAAAATATGCTTTCAGTGCGGGACAAGATATACTCGTTTATCCGCGCAGGCGGCGCGCCCGGGACGATTATCATCGCAGACATGGGGCCCAACCCGGAATCTGCCGGCGCAGTAATCGACGCCCTGCAGATGGCGTCTCAGAACAATTGGCGGTGCATCTGGATAGACCATCACATCTGGCCCGAGCAGGAGCACGCCGAAATCAGGAAGTGGTGCGAGGTTGTTCTCTGCAACAACGGCGACAAGAAATGTACCGCCGAGCTGTGTGTGGATCGGTTCAAGAGCACTGACTCGCTTTCGCTGCAGCTTGCCGCCATTGCCCGCAGAACAGACTTTCCAGACACTACAAAGTTCCCCATCCCTCCGCTGACGCCTCTCATATCGTATTACGTCGGTCTGCCTGAGCTCCGCGGCAGGCTGCATAGCGTGATACTTGAGAACATTACGAAGGGCATCTTTTGGAATTACGCGATGCAGGAAGACATTATTGAATCGGCTCGCCTTATCGACGAGTCCATCGAGCGATCCGTAAAGTCGCTTGCCATAAGACAGTTTGCTATCGGAAATCTGATGTTCGGCGTGGCCATAGTCAAGGCCGACTCGTTTGTCAGCAGGTCAATCCTTCTTGGCCGGGTCATGGACCAGACGGAAATCGACATTGCAGCCGCCTATACCGATGACGGCAAGGTCAGCCTCCGCAGGAAGGACGTACCAAATTCTGAAAAGGCATCAGCCATTGACTGCAGCAAGCTGGCCCGTGAATTCAAAGAGGGCGGCGGACATGCGGGAGCGGCAGGAGGATTCCTCAGGATCATCCCGAAGGACGCACCAAACGGCGACTCGGAGGCGATAAACGAGATTTCAAGTGCAGTAAGCTCCTACCTCTCAAAGATGCAGCTGGAAAGGGGCGCCGGCCAGGCGAATGAGAAGGTCCAGGACATCACTGGCTCTTGA
- a CDS encoding cation diffusion facilitator family transporter, producing MKRPGDAKKTALQLSLFAIATVFAFEFIAGAATNSLALFTDGTHALLDAVVTAVLIIAVRLASKPRDKDHTYGHGRIETIGGFVGGIALFVVSILFIFEAVTRIAGYYSGAAMSQVTQPGLVAYAAIAYTLSVDGFRVTVLRRALVREQAADSGSSVALSSTTLKTDMYHALTDMVSTGVALVGLLLVARGFAAGDSLAAIVLGGFLAFLSSKFAYQNVLELSDSIPPSLVAKATEAAQQTPGVLDCKDVKMRRVGRDVYVELTLGMRSDLSFEVAHETSVLVENNVTRILADVLGSRPITVTVHFEPEGAATRPSIEDLVERAARLVDGVRGVHNIIVSAVKDSNRKEASLHIQVNRSATLAQAHAISNSVEDSIRNQVPEIQSTTVHVEPFMPELLGIEPISDKEMQDSIREIVVSSRGVRRAGRINTYRTVQGSMKIDVDCVFQSTSDGAPIDTIEQVHQYVSDIEERILQRFPGSIVTIHAEPE from the coding sequence ATGAAAAGGCCGGGGGATGCAAAGAAAACAGCGCTTCAGCTGTCGCTATTCGCGATTGCCACAGTTTTTGCATTCGAGTTTATCGCAGGCGCCGCCACCAACAGCCTTGCGCTTTTTACCGACGGCACTCACGCGCTGCTTGATGCGGTCGTTACTGCAGTCCTGATAATTGCAGTAAGGCTCGCGTCGAAGCCCCGCGACAAGGACCACACCTATGGCCACGGCAGAATAGAGACCATAGGCGGGTTTGTAGGCGGAATCGCCCTCTTTGTTGTTTCAATCCTTTTCATCTTCGAGGCGGTAACGAGAATTGCAGGGTATTACTCTGGCGCGGCGATGTCCCAGGTGACGCAGCCCGGCCTCGTTGCCTATGCGGCAATCGCGTACACGCTGTCGGTTGACGGGTTTAGAGTCACGGTACTGCGGAGAGCGCTCGTGCGAGAGCAAGCAGCTGACAGCGGAAGTTCAGTTGCCCTTTCAAGCACCACGCTCAAGACCGACATGTATCATGCTCTGACGGACATGGTGTCAACGGGCGTGGCCCTCGTCGGATTGCTGCTAGTCGCGCGGGGCTTTGCGGCGGGCGACTCGCTTGCAGCGATAGTCCTTGGCGGCTTTCTTGCTTTCTTGAGCAGCAAATTTGCATACCAGAACGTGCTGGAGCTGTCGGACTCTATCCCCCCATCTCTTGTGGCAAAAGCAACAGAGGCCGCGCAGCAGACGCCCGGCGTTCTTGACTGCAAGGATGTCAAGATGCGCAGGGTCGGGAGGGACGTATATGTAGAGCTGACGCTTGGAATGCGGAGCGATCTCAGTTTTGAGGTCGCGCATGAAACATCCGTGCTGGTGGAGAACAACGTGACAAGAATCCTTGCAGACGTACTTGGGAGCAGGCCCATAACTGTGACTGTTCACTTTGAGCCCGAGGGCGCGGCCACACGGCCATCAATTGAGGATCTTGTAGAGCGCGCTGCGCGGCTGGTCGACGGGGTGCGCGGCGTACACAACATCATTGTAAGCGCGGTCAAGGACAGCAACCGAAAGGAGGCTTCCCTTCACATACAGGTAAACAGGTCCGCAACGCTGGCGCAGGCACACGCGATATCAAATTCCGTCGAGGACTCGATCCGAAACCAGGTGCCCGAAATCCAGTCCACCACAGTGCATGTAGAACCATTCATGCCGGAACTCCTAGGCATCGAGCCAATATCTGACAAGGAAATGCAGGACTCTATTCGCGAGATCGTGGTTTCCTCAAGAGGCGTCAGGCGTGCCGGAAGGATTAACACCTACAGGACTGTCCAGGGCTCCATGAAGATTGACGTCGACTGCGTCTTTCAGTCAACGTCGGACGGCGCGCCGATAGACACCATTGAGCAGGTGCACCAGTACGTCTCTGATATCGAGGAGCGTATTTTGCAGAGGTTCCCCGGATCCATCGTCACAATACATGCCGAGCCGGAATAA
- a CDS encoding S8 family peptidase produces MHYTILLTLTLLIAPLTTAFSPTNVMVSFHDGRVSSYSITDLGGRIDHVYQKVGIIDATLPQISVALLRVLPGIDFVEPNSQVVVAPASVQDGGTDNFTGSSHTASNEYSHSWGLSAIGVKAVHDAGFMGKGVKVAELDTGIDYKHPDLAANYMGGINLVNGNNDPMDDNGHGTHVAGIIAAARNNFGTIGVAPQASLYAVKVSDSQGKGTFDLLVQGINWAIENHMNVITMSITGSDGSEALKQAVTVAHDKYGIVLVAAVGNGSSGGVLYPAEYDAVIGVGSVTRDGSRSSFSLTGNKVELVAPGSGINSTWFDGKYKVLSGTSMATPFVTGTVALILGSDERLWKSSGLTDGDGKWTPEEVRNVLDHMTKHLGSPGRNDQYGYGELSLNFPTVVKSVKSSSDAGSTNVASIPALSMLPRAGAGSLFGSFSLVSAGFQFYN; encoded by the coding sequence TTGCACTACACAATTCTTCTGACATTGACGTTGCTTATTGCACCGCTGACAACGGCATTTTCGCCCACAAATGTCATGGTTTCCTTCCATGATGGCAGGGTCTCGAGTTATTCTATCACCGATCTTGGCGGCAGGATAGACCACGTCTACCAAAAAGTAGGAATCATCGATGCAACCCTCCCGCAGATCTCGGTCGCGCTTCTGAGAGTTCTTCCGGGCATAGACTTTGTCGAACCAAACTCACAGGTAGTCGTTGCTCCTGCGTCCGTGCAAGATGGGGGCACAGACAATTTCACCGGTTCGTCGCATACAGCGAGCAACGAATACTCGCATTCATGGGGTCTGTCTGCGATCGGAGTGAAGGCAGTCCATGATGCGGGCTTTATGGGCAAGGGCGTCAAAGTTGCGGAACTTGACACAGGGATTGACTACAAACACCCAGACCTTGCGGCCAACTACATGGGGGGAATCAATCTTGTAAATGGCAACAATGACCCAATGGACGACAACGGTCACGGGACGCATGTAGCCGGCATAATTGCGGCCGCCAGAAATAACTTTGGAACAATTGGAGTGGCGCCGCAGGCAAGCCTCTACGCGGTCAAGGTGTCTGACTCGCAGGGAAAGGGGACATTTGACTTGCTGGTTCAGGGAATCAACTGGGCTATTGAAAACCACATGAATGTCATTACCATGAGCATCACCGGTTCGGACGGGAGCGAGGCGCTCAAGCAGGCGGTAACCGTTGCCCATGACAAATACGGCATTGTCCTTGTCGCAGCAGTGGGCAATGGCTCCTCCGGGGGAGTACTGTATCCTGCCGAATACGACGCCGTGATCGGGGTGGGTTCTGTGACAAGAGACGGGTCTAGGTCGTCGTTCTCACTGACAGGAAACAAGGTTGAACTGGTGGCTCCGGGGTCAGGAATCAACTCTACATGGTTCGACGGGAAGTACAAGGTACTAAGCGGCACGTCAATGGCAACCCCTTTTGTCACGGGGACCGTGGCTCTCATCCTTGGAAGCGATGAAAGGCTCTGGAAGTCGAGCGGACTGACGGACGGCGACGGCAAATGGACGCCGGAGGAAGTCCGTAACGTTCTCGACCACATGACAAAGCACCTGGGTTCCCCGGGCCGAAATGATCAGTATGGTTACGGCGAACTCAGCCTGAACTTTCCGACGGTCGTGAAAAGTGTCAAGTCAAGCAGCGACGCGGGCAGTACTAATGTGGCTTCCATCCCCGCGCTCAGCATGCTGCCGCGAGCCGGCGCAGGTTCTCTTTTTGGAAGCTTTTCGCTGGTTTCAGCGGGATTCCAGTTCTACAACTAG
- a CDS encoding NAD(P)H-hydrate dehydratase — protein sequence MSIVTSKALVKRLIPPRSASSRKGDNGTVLVAGGSRYYHGAPTLASMAALRTGADLVYTAVPRSITTEVRCHSPALIALPLPDDKLTVGSAGRLSAMLPKKCDSAAIGMGMSIARPEAIVALVRKLREAETRLLLDASALVPEVLEEVKGTGCVVTPHAGEFKRLFGVSPGDGEDQRIKTASEMARKHDVTILLKGPSDVICDQSRVGLNRIHNSAMTVGGTGDVLSGVVAGLLAKKMSPFDAALAGAYVNGAAGNLAFAKVGLHMIATDLVDFMAEAFKPFDVIKSQ from the coding sequence TTGAGCATAGTAACTTCAAAGGCACTTGTCAAGCGGCTGATACCGCCAAGGTCGGCGTCATCAAGAAAGGGGGACAATGGCACCGTGCTTGTGGCGGGCGGAAGCAGGTATTACCACGGCGCCCCAACTCTCGCATCAATGGCCGCCCTTCGAACCGGGGCGGACCTAGTTTACACGGCAGTTCCAAGGTCAATAACTACAGAGGTCAGATGCCATTCTCCAGCCCTTATCGCTCTCCCGCTGCCGGACGACAAGCTCACGGTCGGCTCCGCAGGCAGGCTGAGCGCGATGCTGCCAAAAAAGTGTGACTCGGCGGCCATCGGGATGGGCATGAGCATTGCAAGGCCGGAGGCGATTGTCGCGCTGGTAAGAAAGTTGCGCGAAGCAGAGACTCGGCTCCTCCTTGATGCTTCGGCGCTTGTCCCCGAAGTCCTCGAAGAGGTGAAGGGTACGGGATGCGTCGTGACCCCCCATGCGGGCGAGTTCAAGAGGCTTTTTGGAGTGTCTCCCGGCGACGGCGAGGACCAGAGGATCAAGACCGCAAGCGAAATGGCAAGAAAGCATGACGTGACCATCCTGCTTAAGGGCCCTTCGGACGTCATTTGCGACCAGTCACGCGTCGGATTAAACAGGATCCACAACAGCGCAATGACAGTTGGGGGAACTGGCGATGTTCTGTCAGGAGTTGTCGCAGGCCTGCTGGCGAAAAAAATGTCGCCCTTTGACGCTGCTCTTGCGGGCGCCTACGTAAACGGCGCTGCAGGTAACCTCGCATTTGCAAAAGTTGGCCTCCACATGATTGCAACAGACCTTGTGGACTTTATGGCCGAAGCGTTCAAGCCCTTTGACGTTATCAAGAGCCAGTGA
- a CDS encoding PAC2 family protein, translated as MTIRIETLQKIAAGDCRLVASLPDMGRVGGIVSSYLALHLRAKPVAEFLSGDKPWVSYSDGVVKSVTDSYTLHYHERASLLIFSGASQPQDATELYRLCNALLDTVQSMGNVTRVYSAGGYLRENLTGAPRVCGAVNRKELAVVLSESGIEPIGNEISTITWFNGLILGLAADRGIDGIGLFGEISETSVPQPLAAKSIIGAFSRIEKIPVDTKPLDAQYESVLDEVLKKKEPPKHGPGSG; from the coding sequence ATGACAATAAGGATTGAAACACTTCAAAAAATCGCAGCCGGCGACTGCAGGCTCGTCGCCTCCCTTCCGGATATGGGCCGCGTAGGCGGCATCGTCTCCTCATATTTGGCGCTGCACCTCCGGGCAAAGCCGGTGGCAGAGTTCCTTTCCGGCGACAAGCCCTGGGTATCATATTCCGATGGGGTTGTAAAGTCAGTCACGGACTCGTACACGCTTCATTATCATGAGCGGGCCAGTCTGCTGATTTTTTCAGGCGCGTCTCAGCCTCAGGATGCTACAGAACTTTACAGGCTTTGCAACGCACTGCTTGACACAGTGCAGTCGATGGGAAACGTGACAAGGGTCTATTCTGCTGGCGGATACCTGCGGGAAAACCTCACCGGCGCGCCCAGGGTATGCGGCGCCGTAAACAGAAAAGAGCTCGCGGTCGTCCTGAGCGAGTCCGGGATAGAGCCTATCGGAAACGAGATATCGACCATTACATGGTTCAATGGCCTTATTCTTGGCCTTGCGGCAGACAGGGGCATTGACGGAATTGGTCTTTTTGGCGAAATCTCTGAGACAAGTGTCCCGCAGCCGCTCGCCGCCAAAAGCATCATCGGGGCGTTTTCTCGGATTGAAAAAATCCCCGTGGATACCAAGCCGCTCGATGCACAGTACGAGTCGGTGCTCGACGAAGTGCTCAAAAAGAAGGAGCCGCCGAAGCACGGGCCCGGCAGCGGCTAA
- a CDS encoding NAD(P)-dependent oxidoreductase, translated as MQQYVGVAGLGLMGSGIASRLDQAGMLRAVYNRTKKNLDASKNVIWAKSPQDLADSCEIVLTCVTDYKAVRGVLFGDRTKPGIASSKRAGLVVIDASTISPRESEECAQELREHGIDMLSSPVMGGPAAAKEGKLVPMISGSMAAYEKAKPVIAAIGSRHFYIGAKNGDANVLKLALNLNIALIAVAVSEGINLVKASGLDPAHFINVLNSTYFKTGLSEGKGPKMVAWDFSPSFHLKNMLKDISLAVGAARDAGVSIPNAALAEQMFRAANNSGYSDLDYTSVCAFLSQINGLGKNDNKD; from the coding sequence ATGCAACAATACGTTGGCGTTGCGGGGCTAGGATTGATGGGTTCCGGCATTGCCAGCAGGCTAGATCAGGCGGGTATGCTCAGAGCCGTTTACAACCGCACCAAAAAGAATCTTGATGCTTCAAAGAATGTTATCTGGGCAAAAAGCCCACAGGATCTGGCCGACTCGTGCGAGATTGTACTTACCTGCGTTACCGATTACAAAGCCGTTCGCGGCGTGCTCTTTGGCGATCGGACAAAACCTGGCATTGCTTCTTCTAAAAGAGCAGGACTTGTTGTCATTGATGCGAGCACCATCTCGCCGAGGGAGTCCGAAGAATGCGCACAGGAACTTCGGGAGCACGGAATCGACATGCTTTCGAGTCCCGTAATGGGCGGTCCTGCCGCTGCCAAGGAAGGGAAACTTGTTCCAATGATATCTGGAAGCATGGCCGCATATGAAAAGGCGAAACCTGTTATTGCAGCGATTGGAAGCAGGCACTTTTACATTGGTGCCAAGAACGGTGATGCAAACGTGCTAAAGCTCGCCTTGAACCTCAACATCGCGCTAATTGCAGTTGCGGTTTCTGAAGGAATCAACCTTGTCAAAGCAAGCGGCCTTGATCCGGCACATTTCATAAACGTGCTAAATTCCACATACTTCAAAACCGGGCTGTCCGAGGGCAAGGGTCCCAAGATGGTAGCGTGGGATTTCTCGCCTTCCTTTCATCTGAAGAATATGTTGAAAGACATTTCGCTTGCAGTCGGCGCAGCGCGGGACGCGGGGGTCAGCATTCCAAACGCAGCGCTTGCCGAGCAGATGTTCCGGGCTGCAAATAATAGCGGGTACTCCGACCTTGACTACACCTCGGTCTGCGCGTTCTTGTCGCAGATAAACGGGCTTGGTAAAAATGACAATAAGGATTGA
- a CDS encoding radical SAM protein, which produces MKKLSLFAPLVEKPAPKQRLWYSNSPQILEKESKSLIHPFIFNKYRGLSINPYKGCHHRCAYCYATYEWSPEFYDTVYAKSNAAQVLDEQLAGWKSDQIGPVMVGSATDAYQPAEVRYGLTRECLRVLQRHNVPYYVFTKSTSILRDLELHAGYSDNCAIIWSITTCEERLRRVLEPGTPPASKMFKVISEFARRGVACGINVDPIMPLITDSAANFEQIIRGAKDAGARHVFGSILRMRPDIWDRMKSALAMLGVSDFEPRYMQIYGITPELDSSKYWVAGDTYQRRVIDQFYRIVRAAGLSSEFPKHMGPRQLRRPKMGQTALADFAC; this is translated from the coding sequence TTGAAAAAATTATCGCTATTCGCTCCACTGGTTGAAAAACCGGCTCCTAAACAAAGGCTTTGGTATTCCAACTCTCCGCAGATACTGGAGAAGGAAAGCAAATCCCTTATCCACCCATTTATTTTCAACAAATACCGTGGCCTTTCAATTAACCCGTACAAGGGCTGCCACCACAGATGCGCCTACTGCTATGCAACCTACGAGTGGTCGCCGGAATTCTATGACACTGTGTATGCAAAGAGCAACGCCGCGCAAGTGCTCGACGAGCAGCTCGCAGGCTGGAAATCAGACCAAATCGGGCCTGTCATGGTTGGTTCCGCGACAGACGCATACCAGCCCGCCGAAGTGCGCTACGGCCTCACGAGGGAATGCCTCAGGGTATTGCAGAGGCACAACGTGCCTTACTATGTCTTTACAAAGTCCACCTCAATCCTCCGCGACCTTGAATTGCACGCAGGCTACTCGGATAATTGCGCGATCATCTGGTCTATAACGACCTGCGAAGAGCGATTGCGGAGGGTGCTGGAGCCGGGCACTCCCCCAGCATCGAAAATGTTCAAAGTCATTTCAGAATTTGCGCGCAGGGGTGTCGCCTGCGGCATCAATGTTGATCCCATCATGCCGCTAATAACGGACTCGGCCGCGAATTTTGAGCAGATAATCCGTGGGGCCAAAGATGCAGGCGCGCGCCACGTCTTCGGTTCTATCCTTCGAATGCGACCTGACATCTGGGACAGGATGAAGTCTGCCCTTGCCATGCTTGGCGTAAGCGACTTTGAGCCGAGGTACATGCAGATCTACGGCATTACACCCGAGCTTGATTCCAGCAAATACTGGGTGGCAGGCGACACATACCAGCGGCGAGTTATCGATCAGTTCTACCGCATCGTCCGCGCAGCTGGCCTTAGCTCAGAGTTTCCAAAGCACATGGGCCCAAGGCAACTGAGGCGGCCAAAAATGGGACAGACGGCGCTTGCTGACTTTGCCTGCTAG
- a CDS encoding methionine--tRNA ligase: MSEPLAESSFVTFEEFSKVKFVMGKIISAESIPGMKKVLKATVDIGTEKRQIAVGVAQYYKPEEVVGRTVVVCANLEPKKIGGIISSGMLLSADGPEGRPIFLTASEDVVPGAQIR; encoded by the coding sequence ATGTCTGAACCTCTTGCTGAAAGCAGTTTTGTGACTTTTGAGGAATTCTCGAAGGTCAAATTCGTGATGGGCAAGATTATCTCGGCGGAAAGCATACCGGGCATGAAGAAGGTGCTAAAAGCGACAGTAGACATTGGCACGGAGAAGCGGCAGATTGCAGTGGGCGTGGCGCAGTATTACAAGCCGGAAGAGGTGGTCGGAAGGACCGTGGTGGTATGTGCAAACCTTGAGCCCAAGAAAATAGGTGGAATTATCTCGTCCGGCATGTTACTGTCGGCCGACGGGCCGGAGGGCAGACCCATTTTTCTCACTGCTTCCGAGGATGTCGTCCCCGGCGCGCAGATTAGATAG